In the Leptolyngbya sp. FACHB-261 genome, GTCAAGCCTAAAGGAGTCTCCACTAAGAGGAGAGTTCTGCTAGGATAGGACACTGGTTGTCTGGCAGAACTTCGCAGTGAGCAGAACACCGTGCTAGACCTGTTGCTGGTCACCGCCCTAGGCTTTTTGGGAAGCTTTGGACATTGTGCAGGCATGTGCGGTCCCCTAGCCGTAGCCTTTTCTCTGTCTCAAGATCAGCAGAACAGGCTAAACCAGACACCCAACCTTAGACCGAGCTGGCAACAGCAGCTCTACTTTCATGGTCTCCTCAACTTGGGGCGAATCCTAAGCTATGTCCTGATCGGTGCCGCAATTGGGGCGCTCAGTTCGGTATTGGTAGCCGGAGGCCAGGGTGCGGGTATTGATAGCAGCGTACGTCGGGCCATTGCAATTCTGACTGGAGGGATGCTGATCTGGTTTGGGCTGGGGCAGGTAGCACCTACGCTAATTCCTCGGCTTCCTCTGCTGCATCGATTAACCTACGGCGGCCTGCATACTCGGCTGAGTTCGCTCATGGCTAAGCTTTCTAGTCAACAATCCTGGTGGACGCCAGCATTGCTGGGTGTTGCCTGGGGATTGATGCCCTGTGGCTTTTTATACGCAGCTCAGATTAAGGCAGCTGAAACCAGTAGTATCTGGGCGGGCGGAGCAACCCTATTCGCGTTTGGGTTGGGGACGCTGCCGGTCATGTTAGGGGTCGGGGTTTCCAGTGCTCTTGTCAGTGCCAATCGGCGTAGCCAGTTATTTCGTCTGGGTGGCTGGGTCACGATCAGCATTGGTGTTTTAACCCTACTGCGCACAGGCGATCCCATGACCGACTACACCGGCCATGCTGCCCTGTTGTGCCTGTTAGCAGCACTGGTTGCCCGTCCTATTAGCAAGCTCTGGCCGCAGCCTCTACGGTATCGCCGGGCTTTAGGGGTGGGCGGGTTTGTGCTGGCGTTGGCTCACAGCGCTCACATGATAGATCACGTTCTGGGTTGGAATTTCAGAGCTCTATCTTTTATGCTGCCCTGGCATCGCTTGGGCATGGGGGCCGGTTTTTTGGCTCTGCTCCTGCTCATACCAGCGGCCTTGACTAGTTTTGACAGCTGGATGAAACGCCTCGGAGTGCAATGGCGACAAATCCATTTGTTGAGTTTGCCAGCACTAATTTTGGCTGTCCTGCATACCGGTTTGCTCGGCTCACACTATTTGGGCAGCTTCGAGGCAACCATTGCTACCCAAGTCCGCTTAGTGGTGCTGATCGGCGTCACTCTTTTAGCTTTACTGGTCCGCTGTTCCTGGTTTTGGTCACTCTTCTCTCTGGGCAAACTTTATGCGGCACCTTCGCCTCCCTCGATCAAGTAATCCTGTCTGGATCCAAAGGCTGATTGGCGCTTCGCTGCTCGTCTTGTTGGCAACCCCAAGCCAGGCTCACGAAGTCAAAACCTCTATAGACGTTGGTGGCACCCTGCACGTTGAGCCGAATGACAACCCTCAAGCGGGCAAGTCTACGCTGGCCTGGGTGGCGCTAACTCGATCGGGCGGTCAAATTCTGCCGTTGGCACAGTGCGATTGCAAGCTGAAGGTTTACGCTAAGTCTCAATCTGAGGGCAAACCCTTGCTGGAACCTAGCCTGCGCGCTGTGACCGTTGGTCAGTATCAGGGCATTCCAGGGGCAGACATTATATTTCCAGAGGCAGGAGCTTATGAGCTGGAGATTAGCGGTACCCCAGCAGCTGGAGCCTCGTTTGCTCCCTTTGAGCTGGACTTTGCAGTAACGGTCAGGGCTGGAGCAGCTACAGTACCCAGTTCTCAAGCTGGAGCCACGGCCCAAGCAGTTGAACCGGCGGCCACAGCAGCGCGAGAGACTAGGGCCAACTCTACTCTGCCAATTTGGATGGGTTTGGCAGTTGTATTGGGGCTAGGGATACTGGGCTTTGGTTTCAGTCGGGTTAGATCTAAACAACCAACTCCCGACTCGCCAGATTCCGAATCAGGGTCGCAGTAGGGTATAGGGGCTCAGTCATGACTACATCAGTAGGCAGCTGTGACTGAATTGTGTCGGTGATTGTGCCTGGGAACAGAAAATAAGTCAGCACACCCAAATGCTGTGATTGCGCTGATTGAGATAGATGTGCGAGAACGCTGCCGAAGAGCGGTGGCACAGACCAGTAGGCAGGAGTTGCACCCAACTGTTGAGCCAGAATCTCAACGGGCTGGTTAGCACTTGGCCGTCGGCTACCGTGAGAGAGCAAAATCCAACGGTCAACCGCTCGCGTTGCCGTCGCCTGCTGCATAGCTTGCTGAACCAGTGGCAGCATCTCGGGGCTACTGCCCAGATGGGGTGAGATTGAGAACTGCATCTCTGGTAACAGTTGTTGAGCTTCGGCTACCGCAGCTGGAATATCCTCCTGCACATGTACCCCAGGCAGCAGAAACAGCGGCAGAATTCGCACTTGCCGCAGCTCTAAAGTCAGTGCTCGTTGACCAAATATCACTAATTGCTCAGCAAGAGAGAGCGGCTGACATTCCAGCGCGCCGCCGCCACAAAAGGCAAAATCTGCCCTATGCCGTTCAATCAAAGTGTCTAGAGCTGCCTGTGGACGGGGATCAGG is a window encoding:
- a CDS encoding sulfite exporter TauE/SafE family protein yields the protein MLDLLLVTALGFLGSFGHCAGMCGPLAVAFSLSQDQQNRLNQTPNLRPSWQQQLYFHGLLNLGRILSYVLIGAAIGALSSVLVAGGQGAGIDSSVRRAIAILTGGMLIWFGLGQVAPTLIPRLPLLHRLTYGGLHTRLSSLMAKLSSQQSWWTPALLGVAWGLMPCGFLYAAQIKAAETSSIWAGGATLFAFGLGTLPVMLGVGVSSALVSANRRSQLFRLGGWVTISIGVLTLLRTGDPMTDYTGHAALLCLLAALVARPISKLWPQPLRYRRALGVGGFVLALAHSAHMIDHVLGWNFRALSFMLPWHRLGMGAGFLALLLLIPAALTSFDSWMKRLGVQWRQIHLLSLPALILAVLHTGLLGSHYLGSFEATIATQVRLVVLIGVTLLALLVRCSWFWSLFSLGKLYAAPSPPSIK
- a CDS encoding sirohydrochlorin chelatase — its product is MASEFACFLVIHGSPDPRPQAALDTLIERHRADFAFCGGGALECQPLSLAEQLVIFGQRALTLELRQVRILPLFLLPGVHVQEDIPAAVAEAQQLLPEMQFSISPHLGSSPEMLPLVQQAMQQATATRAVDRWILLSHGSRRPSANQPVEILAQQLGATPAYWSVPPLFGSVLAHLSQSAQSQHLGVLTYFLFPGTITDTIQSQLPTDVVMTEPLYPTATLIRNLASRELVV